CTCTGGACCTTCCTTGCCGGGCTGGCCTGGGCGGCGGGTCCGACGGCCGGCATCATCGCCGCGTCCAACGTCGCGATCATGCTGGTGACGGTCACCCTGCCCACATCCGTCGCCGAGGCCGCCCTGCACGCCCTGATGATCACCTTCGGCGGGGTGGTCCAGGCCGCGCTGATCGTGATGTTCCCGGTCCGCAGATGGGGCGCCCAGCGAGACGCCCTGGCCGACGCGCTGGCCGCCGAGGCCGACTATGCCCGCAGGCTGCGCCACGACCCGGTCGCCCCCTTCGACCCGGTCCCCCTGATGGAGGCCCGCAGAGCCGCCGCCGTCACCGAGCGCCAGGCCCGCCGCCGCCCCGCCGAACTGCACGGCTCACGCGGGGCCGCCGAGCGCATCAGGCCGGTCCTCGCCTCACTCGCGGACCCGGCGATGGGCGTCCCGTCCGAGGGCCCCGAACGCGACCGGGTCCGCGAGCTCCTCGCCGCCGCCGGCTCCCTGCTCGACGCGGCCGCGCGGGCGATCCGCCACGGCGATCCGGTGCGGCTCCCCGGACCCGCCGTCGCCGCGCTGAAGACCCCCGACACCGGCGCGCTGTTCACCGGCCCCCCGCTCCGCGCGGCCGACCGGCTGGCCGCCCTGCTCTCCGACGTCATCGAGGCCGCCGAGGGCGACGGCACCAAGGAGGAGCGGGCCGAGGTCGAGGAGGCCGCCGACGCCATCGAGGCAGGGCGGGGCGGCAGGGTCCCCGCCGAGCACCACCGACGGCCCACCCTGCTGCGGCTGATCCCGGTGGTGCTCGGGTCGATGCGCCGCGAACTGCACCACGGCTCCCCGATCCTGCGGCACGCGATCCGGATCTCCGTCGTCGCCGCGGTCGGCTACCTGCTGGGTCTGGCACTGCCGTACGGGCACGGCTACTGGGTGCCGATGGCGGCCGTCATGGTGATGCGGCCGGAGTTCTCCCGGACGTACGAACGGTCCGTGGCGCGCTTCGGCGGCACCGTCGTCGGGGTCTTCGTCGCCAGCGTGATCGTCCAGGTCGCCGCCCCGCACGCGGGGCTGTCCGCCGTGCTTGCCGTGGCCTGCGCCCTGCTGATGTACCTGCTGATGCGCACCGGCTACGCCGTCGGCCAGGCCTGCGTCGCCGCGTATGTGGTCTTCCTGCTCGGCATGGCCGGCGACGACCTGTCGCAGACCGTCTTCGAGCGGGTCTTCCTGACCCTGCTCGGCGGTCTGCTCGCCATGATCTCGTACGCCGTCTACCCGGCCTGGGAGACCCCGCGGCTGCGCGGCCGGCTCGGCGACTGGCTGAAGGAGGACGGCCGTTACGCCGCCTCGGTCGTCGACCAGTACGCCGATCCGGCCGACCGCGGCCACGACGACGTCCGCCAGGCCCTGCTCGCCACCCGGAACGCCCGCGTCGCCTGGCAGGAGGCGGTGGCCACCGCGCAGCATGAACCGGTACGCCACCGCGGCCTGTCGCGCGCCGCCGCCGACGACACCCAGCACGCGCTCGCCCAGCTCGGCCGGGTCGCGATGCTGATGGAGGCGCACCTGCCGGAGGGCGGCGCCACTCCCGTACCAGCGGCTGCCCCGCTCGCCGAGGCGCTGCGCCGGGCCACCGAACAGGGGGCGAAAGCGGTGCGGGAGCGGCGCGTACCCGACTGGACGGCGGTGCGGGAGGCACTGGAGAAGTGGGACGAGGAGGAGCGGATGCGCGAAGGGAAGTCGGACCCCGTCGTGCGGAACGGGGCCGACCTCCTGCTCGAAGCCCTGGAGGAGTTCTCCCAGGGCCTGGACACCGGCTCGCGGTCCCGTGGATCCGACGACGACTGAGGCGGTGTCAGGATCCCGGCCGGGGCCC
This genomic interval from Streptomyces sp. NBC_00464 contains the following:
- a CDS encoding FUSC family protein produces the protein MSWLRALRETARSGLTIERTRLEPLIAIRGAAGLALVIGVSLALFGPVVAASSAFGAYQAAIATFQRSWRPRPVLALVSGFSLGVSTFLGYVTGSHLSLFMVLLVLWTFLAGLAWAAGPTAGIIAASNVAIMLVTVTLPTSVAEAALHALMITFGGVVQAALIVMFPVRRWGAQRDALADALAAEADYARRLRHDPVAPFDPVPLMEARRAAAVTERQARRRPAELHGSRGAAERIRPVLASLADPAMGVPSEGPERDRVRELLAAAGSLLDAAARAIRHGDPVRLPGPAVAALKTPDTGALFTGPPLRAADRLAALLSDVIEAAEGDGTKEERAEVEEAADAIEAGRGGRVPAEHHRRPTLLRLIPVVLGSMRRELHHGSPILRHAIRISVVAAVGYLLGLALPYGHGYWVPMAAVMVMRPEFSRTYERSVARFGGTVVGVFVASVIVQVAAPHAGLSAVLAVACALLMYLLMRTGYAVGQACVAAYVVFLLGMAGDDLSQTVFERVFLTLLGGLLAMISYAVYPAWETPRLRGRLGDWLKEDGRYAASVVDQYADPADRGHDDVRQALLATRNARVAWQEAVATAQHEPVRHRGLSRAAADDTQHALAQLGRVAMLMEAHLPEGGATPVPAAAPLAEALRRATEQGAKAVRERRVPDWTAVREALEKWDEEERMREGKSDPVVRNGADLLLEALEEFSQGLDTGSRSRGSDDD